Genomic DNA from Catellatospora sp. TT07R-123:
CGGCGAGCCAGCTGGTACTGGCGTCGAGGGTGACGGCGAGGCGGCCGCCGGGGACGTCGACGGTGACCGTGCCGGACGAGCGGCCCGAGGTGTACAGGGCGGCCACCCCCACCGCCGTCGCGCCCGTACCGCAGGACATGGTCTCGCCGGAGCCGCGCTCGTACACCCGCATCCGGCGGTGGTCGGCGGCGAGCTTCAGCGAGAACTCGACGTTGACCAGGGCCGGGAACATCCCCGCGTCGGTCTTCGGGGCCCGGCTCAGGTCGACCGAGGCGAGGGTGTCGGCGTCGACGTCGCAGACCAGGTGCGGGTTGCCCATGGAGACGCCCAGCCCGCGGTATTCGACGCCGTCCACGATCGCGGTGGACTCGCCCAGGATCGCCGGTGCGGCCATGTCGACCCGGATCCAGTCGCCCTCGACGTACGCGGTGCGCAGGCCGCCGCGGGTGGAGACGGGGATGACCTCGCCGGCCAGCCCGCGGGTGTGCAGGTACCGGGCGAACACGCGGACCCCGTTGCCGCACATCTCGGACAGGGAGCCGTCGGAGTTCCAGTAGTCCATGAAGAACTCGGCGGCCGGGTCGGTCGAGCGCTGGACCCGCAGCACGCCGTCGCCGCCGACGCCGAAGCGGCGGTCGCACAGGGCGGCGACCTGGGCCGGGGTCAGCTCCACCGTGCCGTCGAGATCCTCGATGATCACGAAGTCGTTGCCGGTGCCGTGCCCCTTGGTGAACCTCATGCCACTCCGCCACCACTGTCGATGATCTTTATCGCCTGCTCGACGAGGTCGGGCGCGGCGCCGTCGAGCCAGCGTACCGAGGGGTCGCGGCGCAGCCAGGAGCGCTGCCGCCGGACGAACCGGCGCGTGCCGGTGACCGTGTCCCGGTGTGCCTCATCCTCCGCGCACTCGCCCCGCAGGAAGGCCAGGACCTGCTGGTATCCGAGCGCCCGCGACGCGGTGAGACTGCCGTCGAGCCCGTACGGCAGCAGCCCGCGCACCTCGTCGACGAACCCGGCCGCCCACATCCGGTCCACCCGCGTCTCGACCCGCTCGTCCAGGTCGACCCGGTCGACGGCGAGCTGTAGGCACCGGTAGACCGGCACCGGATCGGGCAGCGACGCGGTGAAGGGCCTGCCCGTGAGCTCGATCACCTCCAGCGCGCGGACGATGCGCCGCCCGTTGCTGGGCAGGATCTTCGCGGCGGCGACCGGGTCGGCCTGGGCCAGCCGGGCGTGCAGCGGCGCCGGGCCGGCCGCCTCCAGCTCCGCCTCCAGCCGGGCGCGTACGCCCGGGTCGGTGCCCGGGAACTCGAAGTCCTCCAGGACCGCCCGCTGGTACAGCCCCGAGCCGCCGACGAGCAGCGGCACCTTCCCGCGCGAGCGGATGTCGTCGATGGCGGCGCGGGCCAGGCGCTGGAACTCCGCCACGCTGGCCGGGGCGGTGACGGGCCACACGTCGAGCAGGTGGTGCGGCACGCCCTCGCGCTCGGCCTCGGTGAGCTTGGCGGTGCCGATGTCCATTCCCCGGTAGACCTGCATCGAGTCGCAGTTGACCACCTCGCCGCGCAGCGCGTGCGCCAGGGCGATGGACAGCGCGGACTTGCCCGCGGCGGTCGGGCCTACGACGGCGACCACCTCGGCGGCGACAGGCTCGGGGCTCACGTGGACAACCGTAACCGGATCGTGCTCTGTCAGCGGGGCCACACCAGATGCGGTACGGCCGCCGACCCCGTAAGGTCACCTTGTCCTGGGCGCGCGACGCGTGCCCGGCGGGACCTGTGACAATGCTCTGGGAGCGTCGGCGTACTCTCCCACCGGACCACAGGTTTGACTGCGCTATGGCGGCGACCTCGGCATGGACGTGGCGGGGTTCGTTCGGGAAGAACGAGGATGGACATCATGAGCGACTGGGCATCGTATGGCCGGGTGGACGCGGACGGCACGGTCTGGGTGAAGTCGGCCGCGGGCGAGCGCGCCGTCGGATCATGGCAGGCCGGCACTCCCGAGGAGGGTTTGGCGCACTTCGTCCGACGGTACGAGGATCTCGTCACCGAGGTCGACCTGATCGAGACGCGCCTCAACTCCGGGGCGGCCGACGCCGCCCAGAGCCTGACCACCGTCAAGCGCCTGCGCGCGAGCCTGGACGAGGCACACGTGGTCGGCGACATCGACGGCCTGGCCGCCCGCCTGGAGCGGCTGTCGGGCCTGGCCGACGAGAAGGCGGGTGCCGCCAAGGCCGCCCGTGACGCCGCGCGCGCCGAGGCGGTGGCCCGCAAGACCACCCTGGTCGAAGAGGCCGAGAAGCTGGCCGCCGAGTCGACCAGCTGGAAGGCGACCGGCGACCGGTTCAAGGAGATCCTCGACGAGTGGAAGACCATCCGCGGGGTCGACAAGAAGACCGACGGCGACCTGTGGAAGCGCTTCTCCGTCGCCCGTGACAGCTTCACCCGTCGTCGCGGCGGTCACTTCGCCACGCTGGACGCGGCCCGCAAGCAGGCCCAGACCGTCAAGGACGATCTGGTGGCCGAGGCCGAGTCGCTGGCCGAGTCGACCGACTGGGCGGCCACCGCGGCCCGGCTCAAGGAGCTGATGGCGGACTGGAAGACCGCGCCGCGCGCCTCCAAGGAGGCCGAGCAGAAGCTGTGGGACCGTTTCCGGGCCGCGCAGGACGCCTTCTTCTCCCGCCGCAGCGAGGTCTTCTCCGCCCGTGACAACGAGCAGAAGGCCGCGCTGACCCGCCGCCAGGAGCTGCTGTCGCAGGCCGAGGCGATCGACGTCGACGCCGACCCGAAGATCGCGCAGAACACGCTGCGCGACATCCTGGGCCAGTGGCACGACACCGGCCGGGTGCCGCGCGAGTCGGTCGCCGGGCTGGACCGGCGCCTGCGCGCGGTCGAGGACAAGGTGCGCGAGGCCATGGACGCGGCGTGGCGGCGGACCGAGCCGTCGGCCAACCCGCTGCTGGCGCAGATGCGCGAGCAGGTGGCCGAGGCCGAGGCGCGGCTGGAGCGGGCCCAGGCGGCCGGCGACACCAAGCGCATCAAGGAGGCCGAGCAGGCGCTCGCGGGCAAGCGAAACTTTCTTGCGCTGGCCGAGAAGGCCAGCTGAGTTTCAGCAGATCAACCAAGAGGGGCGGGCGCTGCGGCGCCCGCCCCTCTTGCTGTGTCCGGCATGGACGGTGCACGATGTATCCGGAGCCAGGGCAGGCACGCATTTCCCGATCAAGCAGAAGTCCGTTATGGATGGAGCACACCCGAAATGCGTTGGAAGTCCCGTCCGGCTGCCCTCGTGGCCGCCGTCTCGGCCGCGCTCGCCGCAGCGGCCACCGCCCTCGTGGCGGTCACCCTCACCGCAGGCCCGGCCAGTGCCGACACCGGCACCGGTTACCTGCACACCAACGGTCGCAACATCGTCGACAGCGCCGGCAAGGTCGTCCGCCTGACCGGTATCAACTGGTTCGGCAT
This window encodes:
- the dapF gene encoding diaminopimelate epimerase; translation: MRFTKGHGTGNDFVIIEDLDGTVELTPAQVAALCDRRFGVGGDGVLRVQRSTDPAAEFFMDYWNSDGSLSEMCGNGVRVFARYLHTRGLAGEVIPVSTRGGLRTAYVEGDWIRVDMAAPAILGESTAIVDGVEYRGLGVSMGNPHLVCDVDADTLASVDLSRAPKTDAGMFPALVNVEFSLKLAADHRRMRVYERGSGETMSCGTGATAVGVAALYTSGRSSGTVTVDVPGGRLAVTLDASTSWLAGPAVLTYTGDIPLPRL
- the miaA gene encoding tRNA (adenosine(37)-N6)-dimethylallyltransferase MiaA, with protein sequence MSPEPVAAEVVAVVGPTAAGKSALSIALAHALRGEVVNCDSMQVYRGMDIGTAKLTEAEREGVPHHLLDVWPVTAPASVAEFQRLARAAIDDIRSRGKVPLLVGGSGLYQRAVLEDFEFPGTDPGVRARLEAELEAAGPAPLHARLAQADPVAAAKILPSNGRRIVRALEVIELTGRPFTASLPDPVPVYRCLQLAVDRVDLDERVETRVDRMWAAGFVDEVRGLLPYGLDGSLTASRALGYQQVLAFLRGECAEDEAHRDTVTGTRRFVRRQRSWLRRDPSVRWLDGAAPDLVEQAIKIIDSGGGVA
- a CDS encoding DUF349 domain-containing protein, which translates into the protein MSDWASYGRVDADGTVWVKSAAGERAVGSWQAGTPEEGLAHFVRRYEDLVTEVDLIETRLNSGAADAAQSLTTVKRLRASLDEAHVVGDIDGLAARLERLSGLADEKAGAAKAARDAARAEAVARKTTLVEEAEKLAAESTSWKATGDRFKEILDEWKTIRGVDKKTDGDLWKRFSVARDSFTRRRGGHFATLDAARKQAQTVKDDLVAEAESLAESTDWAATAARLKELMADWKTAPRASKEAEQKLWDRFRAAQDAFFSRRSEVFSARDNEQKAALTRRQELLSQAEAIDVDADPKIAQNTLRDILGQWHDTGRVPRESVAGLDRRLRAVEDKVREAMDAAWRRTEPSANPLLAQMREQVAEAEARLERAQAAGDTKRIKEAEQALAGKRNFLALAEKAS